The Paenibacillus sophorae genome has a segment encoding these proteins:
- the hutU gene encoding urocanate hydratase yields the protein MSDHERIIRAPRGRKLNTKGWVQEAALRMLMNNLDPEVAEHPDKLVVYGGIGRAARNWEAYDRIVGCLKELEEDETLLIQSGKPVAVFKTTKDSPRVLLANSNLVPAWANWDTFHELDKKGLMMYGQMTAGSWIYIGTQGIVQGTYETFAEVARQHFGGTLKGTITVTAGMGGMGGAQPLAVTMNGGVVIGIDVDRTSILKRIGTLYCDQLAPDLDEALVMAAEAKAHKRPLSIGLVGNAAEVLPEMIRRGFIPEIITDQTSAHDPLNGYLPAGLTLEEGQALRTVKPELYIRQAKASIAVHVRAILEMKRQGAVAFDYGNNIRQAAYDEGVKDAFTYPGFVPAYIRPQFCEGKGPFRWVALSGDPEDIYKTDQVILQEFAGNKGLCKWIRMVQKRVAFQGLPARICWLGYGERARFGKIINEMVASGELRAPIVIGRDHLDAGSVASPNRETESMKDGSDAVADWPILNALVNTAAGASWVSVHHGGGVGMGYSLHAGMVVVADGTEDAGKRLERVLTTDPGMGIARHADAGYELAVNTAKMKGVQIPGLH from the coding sequence ATGTCAGACCATGAACGCATTATCCGCGCCCCGCGTGGCCGGAAATTAAATACGAAAGGCTGGGTACAGGAAGCCGCTCTGCGGATGCTGATGAACAATCTGGACCCGGAAGTGGCGGAGCATCCGGATAAGCTCGTCGTCTACGGCGGTATCGGCCGGGCGGCGCGCAACTGGGAAGCCTATGATCGCATTGTTGGTTGTCTCAAGGAGCTTGAAGAGGATGAGACGCTGCTGATCCAGTCGGGAAAGCCCGTTGCCGTGTTCAAGACAACAAAAGATTCGCCACGCGTCCTTCTTGCCAACTCCAACCTGGTTCCGGCATGGGCGAACTGGGATACATTCCACGAACTGGACAAAAAGGGACTTATGATGTATGGCCAAATGACCGCCGGAAGCTGGATTTACATCGGCACGCAGGGAATTGTCCAGGGAACCTATGAGACATTCGCGGAAGTAGCGAGGCAGCATTTCGGAGGCACCTTGAAAGGCACAATTACGGTAACGGCCGGTATGGGAGGCATGGGCGGGGCTCAGCCGCTGGCGGTCACCATGAACGGAGGCGTTGTTATCGGTATAGATGTAGACCGCACAAGTATCCTGAAACGAATTGGGACGCTGTACTGCGACCAGTTGGCGCCGGATCTAGACGAAGCGCTTGTTATGGCTGCCGAAGCGAAGGCACACAAACGGCCTCTTTCCATCGGACTTGTGGGCAATGCTGCGGAAGTGCTGCCGGAAATGATCCGCCGCGGCTTTATTCCCGAGATCATTACCGACCAGACCTCTGCCCATGATCCGCTTAACGGCTATTTGCCGGCCGGACTGACGCTGGAAGAGGGGCAGGCGCTCAGGACCGTTAAACCGGAACTCTATATCAGGCAGGCAAAAGCTTCCATAGCGGTCCATGTGCGAGCCATTCTCGAAATGAAGAGACAGGGGGCCGTTGCCTTCGATTACGGCAATAATATCCGTCAGGCTGCTTATGATGAAGGCGTTAAGGACGCCTTTACTTATCCCGGATTTGTCCCGGCGTATATCCGGCCGCAATTTTGCGAGGGGAAAGGGCCGTTCCGGTGGGTGGCGTTGTCCGGCGATCCGGAGGATATATACAAAACCGATCAAGTGATATTACAGGAGTTTGCAGGCAATAAAGGGTTGTGCAAATGGATTCGCATGGTACAGAAACGAGTGGCGTTCCAGGGACTCCCCGCCCGGATTTGCTGGCTCGGCTACGGTGAGCGCGCCCGCTTCGGAAAGATCATCAATGAAATGGTCGCTTCTGGTGAGCTTCGAGCGCCGATTGTTATCGGCCGGGACCATTTGGACGCCGGGTCTGTAGCCTCGCCTAACCGGGAGACGGAGAGCATGAAGGACGGCAGCGACGCCGTAGCCGATTGGCCGATCCTGAATGCCCTCGTCAATACCGCTGCGGGAGCTAGCTGGGTGTCGGTTCATCACGGCGGGGGCGTGGGCATGGGATACTCGCTTCATGCGGGTATGGTTGTCGTAGCGGATGGAACGGAAGACGCCGGGAAACGGCTTGAGCGCGTGCTGACAACAGACCCCGGAATGGGGATTGCGCGCCATGCGGATGCCGGTTATGAGCTGGCCGTGAACACGGCTAAGATGAAGGGCGTCCAAATCCCGGGACTGCACTAA
- the hutH gene encoding histidine ammonia-lyase, whose translation MIRLDGGSLTLEQVAQVIYSNEQVEIRDEAWAKIKRSRAVIDSIVEQGQKVYGVTTGFGKFSDTVISAKDAEKLQINLIRSHACAVGEPLPRDTVRTMLLLRANALAKGYSGITASTLKLLVDVLNAMIVPLIPSQGSLGASGDLAPLSHLALLLVGEGEVLYQGERLSGAEALHRAGLKPVTLKAKEGLALINGTQAMTAIGVMAYLDAQRLALLADGIAALTLEALRGITDVFAPDSHLVRPYPEQRLVAGRILGILKGSSLTTVQGQIRTQDAYSLRCIPQVHGAVQQVLTYVREKLLIEINSATDNPLVFPDSGQVISGGNFHGQPIAFAMDFLGIGMAEIASISERRIERLVNPQLNDLPAFLSPDPGLQSGMMITQYTAASLVSENKTLAHPASVDSIPSSANQEDHVSMGTTAARQAAVIVDNGYKVLAIEAICAAQAAEIRGAERLAPATRKLLSLIRSVVPPLTEDRSMSGDIERLACSMKTQGWSLEEIQS comes from the coding sequence GTGATACGTCTCGATGGCGGGAGTCTGACGCTGGAACAAGTCGCACAGGTGATTTACTCCAATGAGCAGGTGGAAATCCGTGATGAGGCCTGGGCCAAGATTAAGCGCTCAAGAGCGGTTATCGATTCAATTGTGGAGCAGGGGCAAAAAGTTTACGGCGTAACCACAGGCTTTGGTAAATTCAGCGACACCGTCATATCGGCCAAAGACGCCGAGAAGCTGCAAATCAATCTGATCCGCAGCCATGCCTGCGCGGTTGGCGAGCCGCTGCCGCGGGATACCGTCAGAACGATGCTGCTGCTAAGGGCCAATGCGCTTGCCAAGGGATATTCTGGCATTACAGCCAGTACACTGAAATTGCTGGTCGATGTGCTGAACGCCATGATCGTCCCGCTGATTCCGTCCCAAGGGTCGCTTGGGGCAAGCGGCGATCTGGCGCCGCTCTCGCACTTGGCTCTCCTGCTTGTGGGGGAGGGAGAAGTGCTATATCAGGGAGAGCGATTATCGGGGGCAGAAGCGCTGCACCGCGCCGGCCTGAAGCCTGTCACGCTGAAAGCCAAGGAAGGACTGGCGTTAATCAACGGCACCCAGGCAATGACGGCGATTGGAGTCATGGCTTATCTGGATGCGCAGCGGCTTGCCCTCCTCGCGGATGGCATTGCGGCGCTGACGCTTGAAGCTTTAAGAGGCATCACGGACGTCTTCGCGCCGGATTCTCATCTGGTTAGGCCATACCCGGAGCAGCGTTTGGTGGCCGGGCGCATTCTAGGCATACTGAAAGGCAGCTCGCTTACGACCGTGCAAGGTCAAATCCGCACACAGGACGCCTATTCGCTGCGCTGTATTCCGCAGGTCCATGGCGCTGTACAGCAGGTGCTTACCTACGTTAGGGAGAAGCTGCTGATCGAGATCAATTCAGCCACGGATAACCCGCTTGTGTTCCCGGATTCCGGGCAGGTCATTTCCGGGGGCAATTTTCACGGCCAGCCTATTGCCTTCGCGATGGATTTTCTGGGCATCGGCATGGCCGAAATTGCCAGTATTTCGGAACGCCGGATTGAACGGCTGGTTAATCCGCAGTTGAATGATTTGCCGGCCTTTCTGAGCCCCGACCCGGGACTGCAGTCCGGCATGATGATTACGCAATACACCGCAGCTTCCCTTGTCTCGGAGAACAAAACGCTGGCGCATCCCGCAAGCGTCGATTCAATCCCCTCATCAGCGAATCAGGAGGACCATGTGAGCATGGGCACTACGGCGGCGCGGCAGGCGGCTGTTATTGTCGACAACGGCTATAAAGTGCTGGCGATTGAAGCGATCTGCGCGGCTCAGGCCGCTGAAATAAGGGGGGCCGAGCGGCTCGCCCCGGCAACCCGCAAGCTGTTGAGCCTGATTCGTTCTGTCGTGCCTCCGCTGACGGAGGATCGGTCCATGAGCGGGGATATTGAGCGGCTGGCGTGCAGTATGAAGACGCAGGGCTGGTCTTTGGAAGAAATTCAATCATAG
- the hisC gene encoding histidinol-phosphate transaminase: protein MSKFWSETVKGITPYVPGEQPGAKKVIKLNTNENPYPPPAQVIGAMKAAVSGRLKLYPDPECVGLRKAAADYYGLPMENIFAGNGSDEILAFCFKAFFNPGETILFPDITYSFYEVYARLFDISYKKIPLDEHFDIPVESFFEQNGGILIANPNAPTGKFTSVDSLRQILVHNPDKVVIIDEAYIDFGGESCVPLIPDHPNLLVVHTFSKSRSLAGLRVGLALGQTELIEGLNRVKNSINSYTLDAVAQVGGEQSLRDTETFELNVGQIITTRDNTVKALRDLQFEVVDSRANFIFVTHPVIPAVELFEALRQQDIIVRYFAKPRIDNYLRVSIGTDEEMEALCRALEGILAEKAR, encoded by the coding sequence ATGAGTAAATTTTGGAGTGAAACGGTAAAGGGAATTACGCCCTATGTACCCGGGGAACAGCCCGGAGCCAAAAAGGTAATCAAGCTGAATACGAACGAGAATCCCTACCCGCCGCCTGCGCAGGTGATAGGTGCCATGAAAGCCGCCGTTTCCGGACGGCTCAAGCTGTACCCCGACCCGGAATGTGTGGGATTGCGGAAAGCCGCCGCCGACTACTATGGTCTGCCTATGGAGAATATTTTTGCCGGCAATGGCTCCGACGAAATATTGGCTTTTTGCTTCAAGGCTTTTTTCAATCCCGGAGAGACTATTCTATTCCCCGATATAACTTACAGCTTCTATGAAGTGTATGCCAGACTGTTCGATATCTCGTACAAAAAAATTCCGCTGGACGAACATTTCGACATTCCTGTCGAATCCTTCTTTGAACAGAACGGCGGTATTCTGATCGCCAATCCGAATGCGCCTACCGGCAAATTCACATCCGTGGACAGCCTACGGCAAATTCTTGTACATAACCCGGATAAAGTCGTCATCATCGACGAAGCGTATATTGATTTCGGGGGTGAGTCCTGCGTACCGTTAATTCCGGATCATCCGAATCTTCTCGTCGTCCATACGTTCTCCAAGTCGCGGTCGCTCGCCGGGCTGCGTGTTGGACTGGCTTTGGGGCAGACCGAATTGATTGAAGGATTGAACCGGGTGAAGAACAGTATTAATTCCTATACTCTGGATGCCGTTGCCCAAGTTGGGGGAGAGCAGTCCCTGCGGGACACGGAAACGTTTGAGCTCAATGTGGGGCAGATCATTACGACCCGAGACAATACGGTTAAGGCGCTTCGGGACTTGCAGTTCGAAGTGGTAGACTCGCGGGCGAATTTTATTTTTGTGACTCATCCCGTTATTCCGGCAGTTGAGCTGTTCGAGGCCCTCAGGCAGCAGGATATTATCGTCCGCTATTTTGCCAAGCCCAGGATCGACAATTATTTGAGGGTCAGTATCGGGACGGATGAGGAAATGGAGGCACTTTGCCGGGCGCTGGAAGGAATATTGGCAGAAAAGGCCCGTTGA
- a CDS encoding HAD family hydrolase: MYNSIIFDVDGTLIDTEEAVLRGLQTMLETDYGRVVERDRLTFVLGLPGKDSLPQLGIKDVERAHDRWNHFIQEFFYTAKVFDGINELLEGLKLKKATSGVVTSKTSQEVIDDFNPFGLTDYMAYTVCSSDTKKHKPNPEPLLKYLEISGADPKKSIYIGDTIYDYKCARDAGIDFGLALWGCINQENIDAKYKFEKPTDILEFVLTEK; this comes from the coding sequence ATGTACAATTCAATTATTTTTGATGTGGACGGAACTTTGATCGATACCGAAGAAGCTGTGCTTAGAGGGCTGCAAACCATGCTGGAAACCGACTACGGCAGAGTGGTGGAGAGGGATCGGCTTACATTTGTGTTAGGTCTTCCCGGCAAGGATTCACTGCCACAATTGGGTATTAAGGATGTGGAGCGGGCGCATGACCGGTGGAATCATTTTATCCAAGAATTTTTTTATACGGCGAAGGTGTTTGACGGGATTAACGAGCTGCTTGAAGGGCTGAAGTTAAAAAAAGCGACTTCCGGGGTCGTGACATCGAAGACCTCCCAGGAAGTCATCGACGATTTCAACCCATTCGGTCTTACGGATTACATGGCGTACACGGTATGCTCAAGCGATACGAAAAAGCACAAGCCGAATCCCGAGCCGCTGCTCAAATATCTTGAAATTTCGGGTGCCGATCCCAAAAAATCGATCTATATCGGTGACACCATCTACGACTACAAATGTGCCAGAGACGCAGGAATCGACTTTGGTCTTGCTCTGTGGGGCTGCATTAATCAGGAGAACATCGACGCCAAGTACAAATTCGAAAAGCCTACGGACATCCTTGAATTTGTCTTAACCGAAAAATGA
- a CDS encoding phosphotransferase enzyme family protein has protein sequence MEQAIVDIFNSNHAERAAAKYGITGKHLTFIGGFQNFVYEYLQGDKPCILRLTPSTHRSAQTVQAELEWILYLADHGISVSSPIVSKSGNLTEVVGTDTELFFTAVAFEKAPGHKASYPECLNDEGLYEKLGQLTGKMHALSQSYRPRNESVKRQDWSGNYYLKNIDILPASHTLVRQQYLDLAQAIHRLPKESHTYGLIHGDMGVGNYTVDNRGAITLYDFDEAQYSWYVEDIAVQLYYLVYVYGGEEGYKLREEQAHRFMKPFLKGYHLENELDESMLKQIPLFLQLRELIVYIGAFRNFAGDETFSGSDNQWFKDWIAESRIRLESGTPIVDIW, from the coding sequence TTGGAACAGGCAATCGTCGATATTTTTAACAGCAACCATGCGGAGAGAGCCGCAGCGAAATATGGGATAACAGGCAAGCATTTAACCTTTATCGGCGGATTTCAAAATTTTGTCTACGAATACCTGCAGGGCGATAAGCCCTGCATTTTGCGGCTGACTCCAAGCACACACCGCTCAGCGCAGACGGTTCAGGCCGAACTGGAATGGATCTTGTACTTGGCGGACCACGGGATATCGGTGTCCAGTCCGATTGTTTCCAAGAGTGGGAACTTGACAGAGGTTGTCGGCACGGATACGGAACTGTTTTTCACTGCGGTCGCTTTCGAGAAAGCGCCTGGACACAAGGCAAGCTACCCCGAATGTTTAAATGACGAAGGCTTGTACGAAAAGCTTGGACAATTGACCGGAAAAATGCACGCCTTGTCGCAATCGTACCGCCCCCGGAACGAAAGCGTCAAACGACAGGATTGGAGCGGCAATTATTATTTAAAGAATATCGATATTTTACCCGCTTCACATACCCTTGTCAGACAGCAATATCTCGATTTGGCACAGGCAATTCATCGGCTTCCGAAAGAAAGCCATACATATGGGCTGATTCATGGCGATATGGGTGTGGGAAATTATACTGTAGACAACCGGGGCGCGATTACGCTTTACGACTTCGATGAGGCGCAGTACAGCTGGTATGTGGAAGATATCGCCGTCCAGCTTTATTATCTTGTCTATGTATATGGCGGTGAAGAAGGGTACAAGCTCAGAGAAGAGCAGGCGCACCGCTTTATGAAGCCCTTTTTGAAAGGATATCATCTGGAAAATGAACTGGACGAGAGCATGCTGAAGCAGATCCCCTTATTTTTGCAGCTCAGGGAATTGATCGTCTACATCGGCGCTTTTCGGAATTTTGCAGGGGATGAAACGTTCAGCGGCTCGGACAACCAATGGTTCAAGGATTGGATTGCGGAGAGCAGAATTCGGCTGGAGAGCGGCACGCCGATTGTCGATATTTGGTGA
- a CDS encoding GNAT family N-acetyltransferase, which yields MRQEFLTLTDWNNEYWKMIGPIYREAFPSGAKPEGLLKNMLERGIASMHILMCEGEAGAMAVTGLAGSDPDKKLIIDYMAVRADLRGQGIGRTLLGKIRDWAVREHGVSAIIIEVEAGDTPAHAERFHFWERCGFIRTAYVHQYIWVPEPYTAMLLPLNPGETVTDDGRSLFRYIESFHKKAYRKR from the coding sequence ATGAGGCAGGAATTTCTCACACTGACGGATTGGAATAACGAGTATTGGAAAATGATCGGGCCGATCTACCGGGAAGCTTTCCCAAGCGGGGCCAAACCGGAGGGGCTGTTGAAAAATATGCTGGAGAGAGGCATCGCTTCCATGCATATCCTGATGTGCGAGGGGGAGGCGGGGGCGATGGCAGTAACGGGACTGGCCGGGTCTGATCCGGACAAAAAACTGATCATCGACTACATGGCTGTCCGGGCGGATTTGCGCGGTCAGGGTATTGGAAGAACGCTTCTCGGCAAAATCCGCGATTGGGCGGTCAGGGAGCACGGCGTGTCGGCGATTATCATTGAAGTAGAAGCCGGAGATACACCCGCGCATGCCGAGCGATTTCATTTCTGGGAGCGCTGCGGCTTCATTCGGACCGCGTACGTCCATCAGTATATTTGGGTTCCCGAGCCGTATACGGCGATGCTGCTTCCGCTGAATCCCGGAGAGACGGTTACGGACGACGGCCGCTCTCTCTTCCGATATATCGAATCATTCCACAAAAAAGCCTACCGTAAGCGGTAG
- the ypfJ gene encoding KPN_02809 family neutral zinc metallopeptidase, whose protein sequence is MKWQGRRASSNVEDRRGRGGKAVVGGGLGVGGIVIILIVMLLGGDPGDILNSITTTSSSTQTSGNYELSQQEQELSQFVSVVLADTEDVWSEVFRQKGLTYENPTLVLYTDSVESACGASSSAVGPFYCPADYKLYIDLSFYDELQQRFQSPGDFAMAYVIAHEVGHHVQTLLGTTDKYAARMQQDNAYQVRFELQADYLAGVWAHYAQDKNLLEAGDIDEALTAASAVGDDTLQKKAQGYAVPESFTHGTSEQRKSWFYKGFKSGTIEGGDTFHAKSL, encoded by the coding sequence ATGAAATGGCAGGGCAGAAGAGCAAGCTCGAATGTGGAAGACCGCAGAGGCAGGGGAGGTAAAGCGGTGGTCGGCGGGGGGCTTGGAGTTGGCGGGATTGTCATCATTCTAATCGTCATGCTGCTTGGCGGCGACCCCGGCGACATCCTGAACAGCATCACGACAACCTCGTCCAGCACCCAAACATCCGGCAATTATGAGCTATCCCAGCAGGAGCAGGAGCTGTCGCAGTTTGTCTCGGTCGTGCTTGCCGATACGGAGGACGTCTGGTCGGAGGTGTTCAGGCAGAAAGGGCTTACTTATGAAAATCCGACACTCGTTCTATACACGGACAGCGTGGAGTCCGCCTGCGGCGCCTCAAGCTCTGCGGTGGGCCCGTTCTATTGCCCGGCTGACTATAAACTGTACATCGATCTGAGCTTTTATGACGAGCTTCAGCAGCGATTCCAGTCTCCCGGCGACTTTGCGATGGCTTATGTCATCGCCCATGAGGTCGGACACCATGTGCAGACACTGCTCGGCACAACGGATAAATACGCGGCCCGCATGCAGCAGGACAATGCCTACCAGGTGCGGTTCGAGCTGCAGGCTGATTATTTGGCCGGTGTCTGGGCGCATTACGCGCAGGACAAGAACTTGCTTGAAGCGGGCGACATCGACGAGGCCCTGACGGCAGCAAGCGCTGTGGGGGATGATACATTACAGAAGAAGGCGCAAGGCTACGCTGTACCGGAAAGCTTCACGCACGGCACTTCGGAGCAGCGGAAAAGCTGGTTCTACAAAGGCTTTAAATCGGGCACCATTGAGGGCGGCGACACTTTCCATGCCAAATCGTTGTAG
- the cysI gene encoding assimilatory sulfite reductase (NADPH) hemoprotein subunit translates to MALNDKYPPHDAPHSDVEDIKRRSNYLRGSLEETLADPITGSIPEDDNRLMKHHGSYMQDDRDLRGERAKSKLEPAYQFMLRVRAAGGVVTPNQWLMMDRISHKYGNGTIRLTTRQSFQLHGVIKWNLKKTIQEVNESLLSTLAACGDVNRNVMCNPNPYQSEIHSEVYELASKVSDHLDPRSRAYHEIWLDGEKVADSQDGAEQEPIYGPVYLPRKFKIGIAVPPSNDVDVFSQDLGFIAIIEDGRLAGFNVSVGGGMGMSHGDPKTYPQVAKVIGFCTPEQLIDVAEKTVTIQRDYGDRAVRKHARFKYTIDDRGLDWFTGELTERLGWALQEARPYHFDHNGDRYGWVKGSDGKWHFTLFIQSGRIKDEEGYHLMTGLREIAKVHTGDFRLTANQNLIIGGISSHKKKKIAALIEEYGLTDGIHYSALRRNSMACVSLPTCGLAMAESERYLPTLLDKLEPMLEEAGLRDEDIVIRMTGCPNGCARPMLAELSFIGKAPGKYNMYLGGGFTGDRLNKMYKENIGETEILETLRPIFNRYAKERENGEHFGDFVIRAGYVQEVTDGRNFHS, encoded by the coding sequence ATGGCACTTAACGATAAATATCCGCCCCATGACGCTCCCCACAGCGATGTGGAGGATATCAAGCGCAGAAGCAATTATTTGCGGGGAAGCCTCGAGGAGACATTGGCAGATCCGATTACAGGCTCCATTCCCGAGGACGATAACCGTCTTATGAAGCACCACGGCAGCTATATGCAGGATGACCGGGACCTCCGGGGTGAGCGGGCCAAGTCGAAGCTTGAGCCAGCCTACCAGTTTATGCTGCGCGTACGCGCGGCGGGAGGCGTGGTCACACCGAACCAGTGGCTGATGATGGACCGAATCTCCCACAAGTACGGCAATGGCACCATCCGTCTGACAACCCGGCAGTCTTTTCAACTGCATGGCGTCATCAAATGGAATTTGAAAAAGACGATCCAGGAAGTGAACGAGTCGCTGCTGAGCACGCTCGCCGCCTGCGGCGACGTGAACCGCAACGTCATGTGCAACCCGAATCCGTACCAATCGGAGATTCACTCCGAGGTCTACGAGTTAGCGAGCAAGGTCAGCGATCATCTCGACCCGCGCTCGAGAGCGTACCACGAGATCTGGCTGGACGGCGAAAAGGTTGCGGACAGCCAAGACGGTGCCGAGCAGGAGCCGATTTACGGACCGGTCTATCTGCCGCGCAAATTCAAGATAGGGATTGCCGTTCCCCCATCCAATGATGTGGATGTGTTCTCCCAGGACCTCGGCTTTATCGCGATTATCGAAGACGGCCGCCTTGCGGGCTTCAATGTAAGCGTAGGCGGCGGCATGGGCATGTCGCACGGCGACCCGAAGACCTACCCGCAGGTCGCTAAAGTGATCGGCTTCTGTACGCCGGAGCAGCTTATTGATGTTGCCGAGAAGACGGTCACTATCCAGCGGGATTACGGCGACCGCGCCGTCCGCAAGCATGCCCGTTTCAAGTATACGATCGACGACCGGGGTCTGGATTGGTTCACCGGCGAGCTGACCGAACGCCTTGGCTGGGCGCTGCAGGAAGCCAGACCGTACCATTTCGACCATAACGGCGACCGTTATGGCTGGGTTAAGGGAAGCGACGGCAAGTGGCATTTCACGCTCTTTATTCAGAGCGGCCGGATCAAGGATGAGGAAGGTTATCATCTGATGACGGGCCTGCGGGAAATCGCGAAGGTGCACACCGGAGACTTCCGTCTGACCGCGAACCAGAACCTGATCATCGGCGGCATCAGCAGCCATAAGAAGAAGAAAATCGCAGCCTTGATCGAGGAGTACGGACTGACCGACGGCATTCATTACTCGGCGCTGCGCCGGAATTCGATGGCCTGTGTGTCGCTCCCGACCTGCGGGCTGGCTATGGCAGAGTCCGAGCGTTATTTGCCCACGCTGCTGGACAAGCTGGAGCCGATGCTGGAAGAGGCCGGACTCCGTGACGAGGATATCGTCATCCGCATGACCGGCTGCCCGAACGGCTGCGCCCGCCCGATGCTGGCGGAGCTCTCGTTCATCGGCAAGGCCCCGGGCAAATACAATATGTATTTGGGCGGCGGGTTTACCGGCGACCGTCTGAACAAGATGTACAAGGAGAACATCGGTGAAACCGAGATTCTGGAGACGCTCCGCCCAATCTTTAACCGTTATGCGAAGGAACGGGAGAACGGCGAGCATTTCGGCGACTTCGTCATCCGGGCAGGCTATGTCCAGGAAGTAACCGACGGACGGAATTTCCATTCCTAA